In Streptomyces capitiformicae, one genomic interval encodes:
- a CDS encoding WD40 repeat domain-containing protein → MYRGTRLAILREWASRDGSRDERNTLEREFLDASIGLEDSERATAVRRNRRLRLLTAGLALLLVVTGVGVVALQQRQDALRSQRVAVSRQLAAEALGLVESRPAAAMLLSVEAFRAAPTFEARSAMLTVSAHQYYQAELSGHDDAVSEAAFSPDGRTLATASRDRTVVLWDAVTRRRLATLLRQVLTAEALLEPGEPNAGRARRERLEPLVGEGVQFQQGTSLRTVDQLADGRSPW, encoded by the coding sequence TTGTACCGGGGAACGCGTCTGGCGATCCTGCGTGAATGGGCTTCCCGCGACGGCAGCCGCGATGAACGCAACACCCTGGAGCGCGAGTTCCTCGACGCCAGCATCGGTCTGGAAGACAGTGAGCGGGCCACGGCCGTGCGGCGCAATCGCCGTCTGCGTCTCCTCACCGCCGGTCTTGCGCTGCTGCTGGTGGTCACGGGCGTTGGTGTGGTCGCTCTGCAACAGCGTCAGGACGCCCTCCGGTCCCAGCGGGTTGCGGTCTCGCGGCAGTTGGCGGCCGAGGCGCTCGGTCTTGTGGAGTCCCGACCGGCCGCGGCGATGCTGCTGAGTGTGGAGGCCTTCCGTGCGGCGCCGACGTTCGAGGCGCGCAGCGCCATGCTGACCGTCTCGGCGCATCAGTACTACCAGGCCGAGCTGTCCGGCCACGACGACGCCGTCTCCGAGGCCGCCTTCAGCCCGGACGGCCGTACGTTGGCCACGGCCAGCCGCGACCGTACGGTGGTGCTGTGGGACGCGGTCACACGGCGGCGGCTGGCGACCCTGCTGAGGCAAGTACTGACCGCCGAGGCTCTCCTTGAGCCAGGCGAGCCGAATGCTGGTCGAGCGAGGCGGGAGCGGCTCGAGCCGCTCGTAGGTGAGGGCGTCCAGTTCCAGCAAGGGACCTCCTTGCGGACGGTCGACCAGCTTGCCGATGGTCGCTCCCCGTGGTGA
- a CDS encoding AMIN-like domain-containing (lipo)protein, with protein MRRIGAALAVLALAGATLGTAASTAGAAPAEGSRAAAACPTGWGSGAKGGAAIGADHLEDIRTGQHECYDRIVFDVPGGDQIGYHVQYVDRFYADPSGEYIPVAGGAILEIRVGAWSYDLEAGVPTYPGEVGKRLPSVNISGYRTFRDTRFGGTFEGQTQVAVGVRARLPFRVIQLDDRVVVDVAHSWTS; from the coding sequence ATGCGACGTATCGGAGCAGCACTGGCGGTGCTCGCGCTCGCGGGCGCCACGCTGGGGACGGCGGCGAGCACCGCGGGCGCGGCCCCGGCCGAGGGCTCGCGCGCGGCGGCGGCCTGCCCGACGGGCTGGGGAAGCGGCGCCAAGGGCGGTGCCGCCATAGGGGCCGATCACCTGGAGGACATCAGGACCGGACAGCACGAGTGCTACGACCGCATCGTGTTCGACGTGCCCGGCGGCGACCAGATCGGCTACCACGTCCAGTACGTGGACCGGTTCTACGCGGACCCCTCGGGCGAGTACATACCGGTCGCCGGTGGGGCGATCCTCGAGATCCGCGTCGGCGCTTGGAGCTACGACCTGGAGGCCGGCGTGCCGACCTACCCGGGCGAGGTGGGCAAGCGCCTGCCCAGCGTGAACATCAGCGGGTACAGGACCTTCCGGGACACCCGGTTCGGCGGCACCTTCGAGGGCCAGACGCAGGTCGCTGTCGGCGTCCGCGCCCGACTGCCGTTCCGCGTGATCCAGTTGGACGACCGGGTCGTGGTCGACGTGGCCCACAGCTGGACGAGCTAG
- a CDS encoding NACHT domain-containing protein — MERRNKGLFVVCVLALVSLLVLATQLLYASSLTSRYAERLDTFLGMAGIALLPVSAALWRRWGGGRAGTGALRPREEWLAELARAERERIQDDLRFRGVEVAPIAVPWQAEPLLGDVPPHVVASGDVDGLRGVWSGRLIVVGPAGSGKSIALEVLAGRLLAQGGPVPVVLSLADWDPRHRLHSWIGRQLVERYPELFSQVDEQDLLRALLRDAAVIPFLDGFDEVAKDRRVLLLQALQREMGAELPVALASRTEQFREAAAVAGPIPRSVAVRLSPLTPDQFEGFLTGRRPPSLPAWQPLLETMRQGRAPALAEAFTTPLMQWLGLQVYGHAGADPRELADRSRFPTSRAIERHLLGTLVPVVFSHPGVPGAARHARRWLAFLARHAERHSEGSIRWWELHRSAQPQLAAVYGLLLAALSVGLGRISRATGTGLLAGALWGAVCGAAFTGAYVLARHLEYQTRLAAPDGFRSTVSVRDTVLRLARVLPLVAVAAMVAAAANGLVIEPFDRAGLRDLLAQGLASAFVIGACGGHTAGVVLNQAFTLDATVAPTNAGGPGDALRRDRRASAAVAVCFAAAGAVVTWTAWYLAAGDGPPTAFALASVSAAAVFGTCMFAVWPVFRAAHAWYGLRGQLPFRYGTFLTRAHDAGVLREDGLTHRFRHAMLQTALKSSRDNY, encoded by the coding sequence ATGGAGCGGCGGAACAAGGGGCTGTTCGTCGTCTGCGTTCTGGCCCTCGTCTCGCTTCTCGTGCTGGCCACTCAGCTCCTCTACGCGTCGTCGCTGACCTCCCGCTACGCCGAACGGCTCGATACGTTCCTGGGCATGGCCGGGATTGCGTTGCTTCCGGTGTCCGCGGCGCTGTGGCGCCGGTGGGGCGGCGGCCGGGCCGGGACAGGAGCCCTGCGGCCACGCGAGGAGTGGCTTGCCGAGCTCGCCCGTGCCGAGCGTGAGCGCATCCAGGACGACCTGCGGTTCCGCGGAGTCGAAGTGGCCCCCATAGCCGTACCGTGGCAGGCGGAACCTCTGCTCGGAGACGTGCCGCCGCACGTCGTGGCGAGCGGAGACGTGGATGGGCTGCGGGGCGTCTGGTCCGGGCGTCTGATCGTCGTGGGCCCGGCGGGCTCCGGCAAGTCCATCGCCCTGGAGGTGCTGGCCGGACGGCTGCTGGCGCAAGGCGGGCCCGTGCCCGTCGTCCTCTCCTTGGCCGACTGGGATCCGCGCCACCGCCTGCACTCCTGGATCGGACGCCAACTGGTGGAGCGCTACCCGGAGTTATTCAGTCAGGTCGACGAGCAGGACCTGTTGCGGGCGCTGCTCCGGGACGCGGCCGTCATACCGTTCCTGGACGGTTTCGACGAGGTGGCGAAGGACCGCCGGGTTCTGCTGCTCCAGGCTCTGCAGCGCGAGATGGGAGCGGAGCTGCCCGTCGCGCTGGCCTCCCGCACCGAGCAGTTCCGGGAGGCTGCAGCGGTGGCGGGCCCGATCCCGCGGTCGGTCGCGGTCCGTCTCTCGCCTCTGACTCCGGATCAGTTCGAGGGGTTTCTCACCGGTCGCCGCCCTCCCAGCCTGCCCGCCTGGCAGCCGCTCCTCGAGACCATGCGCCAAGGCCGGGCCCCGGCCCTCGCCGAGGCGTTCACCACTCCGCTGATGCAGTGGCTCGGGCTGCAGGTGTACGGCCATGCCGGTGCCGATCCCCGCGAACTGGCCGACCGGAGCCGCTTCCCCACCTCCCGTGCCATCGAGCGTCACCTGCTGGGCACCCTGGTGCCGGTGGTCTTCTCACACCCGGGCGTGCCCGGCGCGGCCCGCCACGCACGCCGCTGGCTGGCGTTCCTGGCCCGCCACGCCGAGCGGCACAGCGAGGGCTCCATCCGCTGGTGGGAGCTGCACCGCTCGGCACAGCCGCAGCTCGCCGCGGTCTACGGCCTCCTGCTCGCCGCCCTCTCCGTGGGCCTGGGCCGGATCTCCCGCGCCACGGGCACCGGGCTCCTGGCCGGCGCGCTGTGGGGTGCGGTGTGCGGCGCCGCGTTCACCGGGGCGTATGTGCTGGCCCGACACCTCGAATACCAGACCAGACTGGCCGCACCGGACGGCTTCCGTTCGACGGTGTCCGTCCGGGACACAGTGCTGCGGCTGGCCCGGGTCCTGCCGCTCGTGGCCGTCGCGGCGATGGTCGCCGCGGCCGCGAACGGGCTGGTGATCGAGCCCTTCGACAGGGCCGGCCTGCGTGACCTGCTGGCTCAAGGGCTGGCCAGCGCCTTCGTCATCGGGGCGTGCGGCGGTCACACCGCGGGTGTCGTCCTCAACCAGGCCTTCACCCTGGACGCGACGGTCGCCCCCACGAACGCCGGCGGACCCGGCGACGCGTTGCGCCGTGACAGGCGAGCCTCGGCAGCAGTCGCCGTCTGCTTCGCCGCGGCCGGGGCCGTCGTCACGTGGACGGCCTGGTATCTGGCGGCGGGCGACGGACCGCCGACCGCGTTCGCTCTGGCGTCCGTCTCGGCGGCAGCCGTCTTCGGCACCTGCATGTTCGCCGTGTGGCCGGTCTTCCGCGCCGCACACGCCTGGTACGGCCTGCGTGGTCAACTCCCGTTCCGCTACGGCACGTTCCTCACTCGGGCGCACGACGCCGGCGTGCTCCGCGAGGACGGCCTCACCCATCGCTTCCGGCACGCGATGCTCCAGACGGCGCTGAAGTCGAGCCGCGACAACTATTAG
- a CDS encoding helix-turn-helix domain-containing protein produces the protein MDPAGGPVQRFALELRKLRQDAGGLTYRALARRTSYTVSTLSRAAGGEQLPSLQVTMAYVQGCGGDLEEWERRWRQEEEEVAAEAVDHDDAESPYQGLARFEPRDRSRFFGREELVADLLELVRRSLTAVVGASGSGKSSLLRAGLIPALQTAASQDVRPAAIRIFTPGAHPARTHAEMFIPKDSDGDTVVVVDHFEEVFTLCADPAERAAFIDLLLSAREPGSRLRVVIAVRADFLERCAEYRGLTTALRKSTLLVGPMGPAELREAIVKPAAAAGLIVERALTSRLVEEVTDEPGGLPLLSHVLLETWRRRRGRSLTEAAYEAAGGLHGAIARTAEHTYAQLTPERAELARRVLLRLITPGEGAQDTRRPTDWSELVTTARAEDLDFVLERLALARRSLWTRAASISRTRR, from the coding sequence TTGGATCCGGCCGGCGGGCCCGTACAGCGGTTCGCACTGGAGCTGCGCAAGCTGCGCCAGGACGCCGGCGGGCTCACCTACCGGGCGCTGGCCCGGCGCACGTCGTACACGGTTTCGACTCTGTCCAGGGCCGCCGGGGGTGAGCAACTGCCCTCGCTGCAGGTCACCATGGCCTATGTCCAGGGGTGCGGAGGAGACCTGGAGGAATGGGAACGGCGCTGGAGGCAGGAGGAGGAGGAAGTGGCCGCCGAGGCGGTCGACCACGACGACGCCGAGTCGCCGTACCAGGGCCTGGCCCGGTTCGAACCCCGCGATCGCAGCCGGTTCTTCGGCCGCGAGGAGTTGGTCGCCGACTTGCTGGAACTGGTGCGACGTAGTCTGACCGCTGTCGTCGGCGCCTCCGGCAGCGGGAAGTCCTCGCTGCTGCGTGCCGGTCTGATCCCGGCCCTGCAGACCGCGGCCTCGCAGGACGTACGCCCCGCGGCCATCAGGATCTTCACCCCTGGAGCGCATCCCGCCCGTACCCATGCCGAAATGTTCATCCCGAAGGACTCCGATGGCGACACGGTCGTCGTGGTCGACCACTTCGAGGAGGTCTTCACCCTGTGCGCCGATCCCGCCGAGCGGGCGGCGTTCATCGACCTGCTGTTGTCGGCGCGGGAGCCCGGGAGCCGACTGCGCGTGGTCATCGCGGTGCGTGCCGACTTCCTCGAACGCTGTGCCGAGTACCGCGGGCTCACCACCGCGCTTCGCAAGTCCACCCTGCTGGTCGGGCCGATGGGTCCGGCCGAGCTGCGAGAGGCGATCGTGAAGCCGGCTGCCGCCGCGGGGCTGATCGTGGAACGCGCCCTGACCAGCCGGCTCGTCGAGGAGGTCACCGACGAGCCCGGGGGACTGCCTCTGCTGTCCCATGTCCTGCTGGAGACGTGGCGGCGCCGCCGCGGCCGCTCGCTGACCGAGGCCGCCTACGAGGCGGCGGGTGGTCTGCACGGCGCCATCGCCCGCACCGCGGAGCACACCTACGCCCAGCTCACCCCCGAGCGCGCCGAGTTGGCCCGCCGTGTGCTGCTCAGACTCATCACCCCGGGTGAGGGGGCGCAGGACACTCGTCGCCCCACTGACTGGTCTGAACTGGTTACCACGGCCCGGGCCGAGGACCTCGACTTCGTTCTGGAGCGACTTGCGCTTGCCCGGCGATCACTCTGGACGAGGGCAGCGTCGATCTCGCGCACGAGGCGCTGA
- the chvE gene encoding multiple monosaccharide ABC transporter substrate-binding protein: MRNRRAALATIAGAVSLALTLSACGQNSEGSSGGSEGSSEGATIGIAMPTQASERWITDGKSVVEDLQAKGYKTKLVYGEDNPKTQVSQIEKLIKQGVDALIIAAIDNKSLNGVLQKAADAGTPVISYDRLILGTENVDYYVSFDNEQVGRLQARYIIEKLGLEDGKGPFNIELFAGSSDDNNTKYFFDGAMNLLQPYLDSKQLVVQSGQTELDKVTTLRWDGPTAQKRMNRILTQSYKSEKVDAVLSPYDGISIGILNALQSDGYGSGSKPLPVITGQDAELASVKSIVAGQQSQTIYKDLRQLAEVAANMVDDILHDDVPQVNNRRTYNNGVKAVPAYLLQPTSVDKTNYKDVLVQGGYYTDAELK; this comes from the coding sequence ATGCGTAACCGAAGAGCCGCCCTTGCCACCATCGCCGGAGCGGTCTCCCTCGCACTCACCTTGTCCGCCTGCGGCCAGAACAGCGAGGGCAGCTCCGGGGGCAGCGAGGGCAGCTCCGAGGGCGCCACCATCGGGATCGCCATGCCGACCCAGGCCTCCGAGCGCTGGATCACCGACGGCAAGAGCGTCGTCGAGGACCTGCAGGCCAAGGGATACAAGACCAAGCTGGTCTACGGCGAGGACAACCCGAAGACCCAGGTCTCACAGATCGAGAAACTGATCAAGCAGGGCGTCGACGCACTGATCATCGCGGCCATCGACAACAAGTCGCTGAACGGCGTGCTCCAGAAGGCCGCCGACGCGGGTACGCCGGTGATCTCCTACGACCGGCTCATCCTCGGCACCGAGAACGTCGACTACTACGTCTCTTTCGACAACGAGCAGGTCGGCCGGCTCCAGGCCCGCTACATCATCGAGAAGCTCGGCCTGGAGGACGGCAAGGGCCCGTTCAACATAGAACTGTTCGCCGGCTCCAGCGACGACAACAACACCAAGTACTTCTTCGACGGCGCGATGAACCTCCTGCAGCCGTACCTGGACAGCAAGCAACTGGTCGTCCAGTCCGGCCAGACCGAGCTCGACAAGGTCACCACCCTGCGCTGGGACGGGCCCACCGCGCAGAAGCGCATGAACCGCATCCTCACCCAGTCGTACAAGAGCGAGAAGGTCGACGCGGTCCTGTCGCCGTACGACGGCATCTCGATCGGCATCCTGAATGCGCTGCAGTCGGACGGTTACGGCTCCGGCAGCAAGCCCCTCCCGGTCATCACCGGTCAGGACGCCGAACTGGCCTCGGTGAAGTCGATCGTCGCGGGTCAGCAGTCCCAGACCATCTACAAGGATCTCCGCCAGCTCGCCGAGGTCGCCGCGAACATGGTCGACGACATTCTCCACGACGACGTGCCGCAGGTGAACAACAGAAGGACCTACAACAACGGCGTCAAGGCCGTGCCCGCCTACCTGCTGCAGCCGACGAGCGTCGACAAGACCAACTACAAGGACGTTCTGGTCCAGGGCGGCTACTACACCGACGCCGAACTCAAGTAG
- a CDS encoding cupin domain-containing protein, with the protein MRRTLRTALAGVVTAAALVVGGTAHTTPAGPGVTGRVISQTTANGTDYILREVTIPPGQATGWHYHDGPLYGFVKQGTLSHYDSTCETDGVYRSGDTIQEPAGPDYVHIGRNLGDTPLVLVVLYVLPHGSPFSEDAPNPGCSFE; encoded by the coding sequence ATGCGCCGCACGCTCCGAACCGCCCTAGCCGGGGTGGTGACCGCCGCCGCCCTTGTGGTGGGCGGCACCGCCCATACCACGCCCGCAGGACCGGGGGTCACGGGCCGTGTGATCAGTCAGACCACCGCGAACGGCACCGACTACATTCTGCGGGAGGTCACGATCCCGCCCGGCCAGGCCACCGGCTGGCACTACCACGACGGGCCGCTGTACGGCTTTGTCAAGCAGGGCACCCTCAGCCACTACGACTCCACATGCGAGACCGACGGCGTCTACCGCTCCGGCGATACCATCCAGGAACCGGCCGGACCCGACTACGTCCACATCGGCCGGAACCTGGGCGACACCCCGCTCGTCCTGGTCGTCCTCTACGTCCTGCCCCACGGCTCCCCGTTCTCCGAGGACGCCCCGAACCCGGGCTGCTCCTTCGAGTGA